The stretch of DNA AAACCTGTTGTGAGCACGTTCATATTGGTCATAAATTCACCCATAAAAGCAATATGTTGACTCATCGTATTCGAATTTGTCATTTTGTTTCACCACCTTCACCACAAACCATTAGTTCTATCATCGTATCAACAATTTCGTTACAAAGAAACTACATTTTTTGACATTTTTTCAAAAGAATCTAGTATGATTACCGTAAAAGATAATTTAAAGGATCTAAAATATGACACTATTTCATCTCGTATTCATATCAAGCTACATTATAATCTTATTATTGTTAAAGATAAAGCCACATCTTTTTTTACGCATCTCGACCTTCACGGTTGTTCTTTGTGGACACATGCTCTACGCCACAATCGGTTATGTCAATGGTACACCGCGATTATCGCTATTGTCTATATGTATCATCATGATTTTCATCGCACTATGTTTCGCGATAGGTCGCGATTTCAAACGCTATCAAGGGGTTGTCGTTCGTATCTTAGGTTATCACAGTGCCATCATTGCGCTCATCATCGGAAGTTTACTCGTAACCCCTTTGTTGCCCATGATATTCACCTTGCCATTTCAATTATTAATTCAGTTGGCGCTTGTTTTTATCACAACTTGGCCATTTTACTTGTATATGACTTATGCGTTTCTTCACACACGTCCTACTGCAACACATGCAACAATCATTGTCCTAGGTGCAGGAATATATAGTGAAAACGTTACACCGATGTTGCAAGCCCGATTAGACCGAGCCATCACACTCAGTCAATCTTTGAAAAGCGACCATATCATTGTCAGTGGTGGACAAGGCCCCGATGAGCCGATTTCAGAAGCTCTCGCGATGCAACGATATCTGATACAGCAAGGAATGCCTTCAACAGAGATAACGATGGAAGACCGTTCCACAAATACGCGCGAAAACCTTTTCTATTCGAAACCATTATTAACACAGCACGAGAAGCCTTACATCATTGTAACAAGTGCTTTCCACCTCTTGCGTGCCCTTCGGATTGCACAACGTCAAAAAATCCATGCTTTAGGTTATGG from Staphylococcus lutrae encodes:
- a CDS encoding YdcF family protein, with protein sequence MIFIALCFAIGRDFKRYQGVVVRILGYHSAIIALIIGSLLVTPLLPMIFTLPFQLLIQLALVFITTWPFYLYMTYAFLHTRPTATHATIIVLGAGIYSENVTPMLQARLDRAITLSQSLKSDHIIVSGGQGPDEPISEALAMQRYLIQQGMPSTEITMEDRSTNTRENLFYSKPLLTQHEKPYIIVTSAFHLLRALRIAQRQKIHALGYGAPTPHQWVARELIRDFSGLLFQYPLLWGIYAVLQLIISVIHG